The genomic stretch TTCCGCGTACGGGATATGGCGCCCTTGGACAGACGCCCGGTGCGGTCGACCCCCTCGCCCAGGCGAACGATCTCCATGCGGCGGGCGACATCGGTGAGCCCGCCGTCGCCGACGTCCGCGATGAGCAGGCGGATCGAGTTGGTGCCGCAGTCGATCCCGGCCACCCTCATAGGTGCAGCAGCATTCTCGTGTTCCCCAGCGTGTTGGGCTTGACCCGTTCCAGGTCGAGGAATTCGGCCACACCCTCGTCGTACGAGCGAAGAAGTTGCTCGTAGACGGCGTGCGGGACGGGAGCGCCGTCGATCTCGGTGAACCCGAACGAGCCGAAGAACCGGGTCTCGAACGTCAGGCAGAACACCCGCGCCACCCCCAGCTCGCGGGCCACCTCGATCAGGCGGTCGACAATGCGGTGACCGATCTTCTGCCCCCGGTGAGCCGGATCGACCGCGACCGTACGGATCTCGGCCAGGTCCTCCCACATCACGTGCAGGGCGCCGCAGCCGACCACGCGATCGCGCTCGTCGACGGCGACCCAGAACTCCTGCACCGACTCGTACAGGGTGACCGTCGCCTTGCTGAGCAGCCGCCGGTCGGCCGTGTACTCGTCGACCAGGGCGCGGATCGCCCGGATGTCCTGGGTGCGCGCGCGCCGGATCTCCACCGTCAGTCTTCCCGTTTGACGCAGGGGCCCTCGGCCCACCACGGCTCGACGACGTCGCGGACCTCGTCCCCGAAAGGATTCACGCCGCGCCCGGCCGCGAGCGCGTGCCCGAGATGGACATGCAGGCACTTCACCCGATCGGGCATGCCGCCCGCGGCGACATGTGAGATCTCCGGCACGTCCTCGATGGCCTTGCGGCGGGCCAGGTAGTCCTCGGCGGCCCGCGCGTAGTGCGCGGCCAGCTCGGGGTCGGTCGCCAGGCGGTCCTGCATGTCACGCATGACCCCGGCCGACTCCAGACGGCTGCACGCGGCGGTGGCGTGCGGACAGGTCAGGTAGTAGAGCGTCGGGAACGGGGTGCCGTCGTCGAGGCGGGGAGCCGTCTCGACCACGTCCGGATTGCCACAGGGGCAGCGGTGCGCGATCGCACGGGTGCCGCGGGGAGGGCGGCCGAGCTGGGCCTTGACGATTTCCAGATCTTCTTCGGTGGGTTCAGGCATTTCAGTCGGGGGACTCCGCGTCGGCGGCTCGGACGCTGCTCCACAGCGTGTCGTACCAGCGGTCGGGTGCGGCCGCCGGGGCTTTCTGACCGGCCTCGGCGGCGGCGCCAGCCGGGTCGGTGAACACCAGGAGAGGGGTCTCCCCCGATCGTACGTAGAACAGGATCTCGCGGGCCTGGGCCCGGATGTACTCCGGGTCCTGCCACTTCTGCAGCTCCTGCGCCTTCTGTGCGATCAGCTCCCGCTGCTCGGCCTGGTCGGCCTCGAGCTGGGCGATCTGCGACTCCTGGGCCAGGTAGACCCGCAGGGGGTAGGTGTAGGCGAGGGCCAGCGCGACGAAGATGACGATCAGAACCGTCGCGCGGCCGGTCAGTGCTCGCGGCCGCGGGGCGACGGTGCGCTTGGTGGCGCCCCGGCCTGCGTTTCCCGTACGCCGGGAGGCCGCGGGACGATTGAGCGCGGTCCGCTTGACGCTCCTGGTCGGGCCGCCCGCCCTGCCGTTGCCCGTCCGGCCGGCACCGCTTCGGGTCGCGCCGCCACGGAACCCGTCGCTCGCGCCGCTGCCGGACCTGCTACCCGCGCGGCCACCATCGCCGCCGGCGCCTCCGCGTCTCGTCTCACCGGATTTATCGCCATCCTTGGCGCTTTTACCGATTTGCCGGTTTTTTCGTGACTTATCGGTCGGCTCGGGATCGCGCTTCGAACTGTCGCGGCCCGCGTCGCTACTTCCGCCACCGCGCCGAATATTTCCGGTATTCCGGACAGGGCCGGTGGTGTGGGCGCGCGACGATCCGGGGCGGCGGGACGGACCCTGACCGCTCGGTGATCGTCGCTGTGTCGTCACCCCAACCCCTCCGTCACGTGTTGCGGCGCCCGCTGAAACCTATGCCCGTTTCCGCGGACGCCACAACTCCATGATCTAGCGGGCGTTCGTCACGCGGTGCGGTAACGCGGGAAAGCGCCCGCACCGGCGTACCGGGCCGCGCCTTCCAGCTGCTCCTCGATGCGCAGGAGCTGGTTGTACTTCGCGACCCGGTCGGACCGGGCCGGGGCGCCGGTCTTGATCTGGCCGCTGCCCACCGCGACGGCCAGGTCGGCGATCGTGGTGTCCTCGGTCTCACCGGAACGGTGGCTCATCATCGTCTTGAAACCCGCCCGGTGGGCCAGGTCGACGGCGTCGAGCGTCTCGGTCAGCGAGCCGATCTGGTTCACCTTGACGAGCACGGCGTTGGCCGCGTTCTCGGCGATGCCCCGGCCGATGCGGGTCGGGTTGGTGACGAACAGGTCGTCGCCCACGATCTGGATCTTGTCGCCCAGCTCCGTGGTCATCGCGCTCCAGCCGGCCCAGTCCTCCTCGGACAGCGGGTCCTCGATCGAGACGATCGGGTAGTCGGCGGCCAGCTTGGCGTAGTACGCGATCATCTCGTCGGTCGACTTCGGGTTGCCCTCGAAGACGTACGACCCGTCCTTGAAGAACTCGGTCGCGGCGACGTCCATGGCCAGGACGATGTCGCTGCCCAGCGAGAAGCCGGCGGCCTGCACGGCCTCGGCGATCAGGTCGAGGGCGGACGCGTTGGACGGCAGGCTCGGGGCGAAGCCGCCCTCGTCGCCCAGGCCCGTCGAGAGGCCCTTCTTCTTCAGCACCGACTTGAGCGCGTGGTAGACCTCGGCGCCGGTGCGCAGGGCCTCGCGGAAGGTCGGGGCGCCGATCGGCGCGATCATGAACTCCTGCACGTCGACGTTCGAGTCGGCGTGGGCGCCACCGTTGAGGATGTTCATCATCGGCACCGGCAGCACGGCGGCGTTGGGGCCACCGACGTAGCGGAACAGCGGCAGCTCGGCGCTCAGCGCGGCCGCCTTGGCCACCGCGAGGGACACGCCCAGGATCGCGTTGGCGCCCAGCTCGCTCTTGTCGGCGGTGCCGTCCAGGTCGAGCATCTTCTGGTCGATGAGGCGCTGCTCGCTGGCCTCGTAGCCGACGAGCTCGTCGGCGATCTTGTCTTCGACGTTCGCAACCGCCTTCTCGACGCCCTTGCCCAGGTAACGGCCCTTGTCGCCGTCCCGCAGCTCGATCGCCTCGAAAGCGCCGGTGGAGGCGCCCGAGGGCACCGCGGCGCGGCCGACCGTGCCGTCGTCGAGCCCCACCTCGACCTCGACGGTCGGGTTGCCCCGGGAGTCCAGGATCTCGCGCGCGACGATCGCTTCGATGGTGGCCATGTGTCGTGTCGCTCCCTCTGTCAAGGCAGCCATCACTGAAATGCCGGCTGCCGTTACCTCTTGCCGAGGCTGCTGTTCACCGACCGCGACCCTGCGGCCGACCACGGCACTGAGCGTATCGAGCCGTCCCCGCGCTCGTACGGTTGCCCTTGGGTTTTGTCTCAGGTCCGGCCCGGGGTCACCGATTACCCGGGCACTATGAGCACACCTACGCTTCCCGCCGACGGGTCGTTCATCGAGATGACCTCGTACGGCGAAACGCTGCCCGGAGTTCGCGTCGTGCAGACCGCCGGCCCGGTCCTCACGCTCTCGCTGGCCCTCGACAACATGCCACCGGCCGACTCGACGGTGACGCTGCGCTGGGCCACCGCCCCGCGCGGCCGCTACGCCTCCCTCGCGAACGTGACCGCGATCGACGGCAACCGGGTCGAGGTACGGCTGGCCGGGGAGGCTTCCCTGGAACAGAGCCGGGACTTCGTACGCGGCGGCGGCGGCGAGCCGGTCGTGCTGATGTTGCCGGAGGGCCCGGCCCAGGGTTTCGTCCGCGACCTCAGCGAGCGGGCCGTCCGGGCGCAGTTCACCGACGTCGAGGTGCCCCCGGGCACCGAACTGACGCTGCGCATCCAGCTCGGCGACGAGGTGGTCGAGTTCGCCGCCCAGGCTGTCAAGGTGAGCTCGATGCGCCAGCAGCTGCCGCACCGCGGCCCGATGATCGTCGAGATGGTGGCCGTCTTCGCCGGGGCCGACGAGCACTCGGCCCGCGTTGTCCGGCGCTATATCATGCGCGAGCAGTTGATGGCACGTGCACGTAGCGCAGCCTCGCAGTAACTGGTTTGCCTGGGGTTGCGGGCATGAGCCATGGTGTCAGACGTGCCCATCGTCTCGCGCCTGACCGCCGCCGGCCTGACCGCGGCGTGCCTGGCGCTGCTCGGCACGGCGGGCTGCGGTGAGGTCGGCGAGGCGAGCGCGGCCCCGCTGAGCCGCGACTCGCTGATCACCGAGACGGCCGGGCAGCTGGCGACCGGCTCCGGCCTGACATACTCCGCGAAATACCAGGTCACCGGCGGCGAGATCGCCACCGTGCACCGCGCTCAGCAGCCGTTCCGGGCGTCGTACGTCTATCCCGGCGGCCGCCTGATCGCGACCTCGACGGTGACCGTCAGGTGCGCGGGTTCGACCTGCGAGTCGACCGCCGCCGACCCGGCCGCCGCCGCCTCGCTCGACACCGGCCCCCTGATCTCGGCCGAGGCCGTCCAGGCGATGCTCGCCACAGCCGCGCTCGACCCGGTGGTCGAAACCGCCCAGCACGACACGACGATCGCCGGCCGCCACGCCACCTGCCTGTCGCTGAGCGGCGTCGACGGCGCCGCGGCCGACGCCTTCGACCTGTGCGTGACCAACGAGGGCGCGCTGGCCAGCTTCACCGCCACCATCGCCGGCAAGCGCATCGACCAGGCCCTCACGGCCTACCGCGAGGACGTGCCGGACGACGCCTTCCAAGTGCCGCCCACGGCCAGGCTGATCGACAAGTCGACGAAGTAGCGAACCTTTCGCAGGTCCCTCCCGACTGAACTCTGCAGGGAGGTGCACATGACCGACGAATTGGTGGTCGTCCGCTGTCAGCTGGGCGAACGCGACGCCTTCGCGGAACTGGTCCGCACATGGCACGGCCCGGTCGAGCGATACGTGACCCGGATGCTCGGCCGCGGTGACGACGACGTGGTGCAGGAGGTCTGGCTGGCGGTCGTCAAAGGGCTGCCCCGGCTGCGGGAACCGGGACGTTTCGCGCCCTGGCTGTTCACGATCGCCCGCCGGGCCGTGATGAACCGCCTTCGCGAGGCCTACGCGAGCCCTTCCTCGCCGTCGCTCTCGCCATCGTCGCCGCCGCGGTCATCGCCATCGTCGCCGCCGCCGTCATCGCCATCGTCGCCGCCGCCGTCATCGCCGTCATCGCCGTCACCCTCGCCGTCGTCGTCACCCTCGCCGTCGCCGTCGCCGTCCTCGTCGCCCTCGCCCTCGCGGCCGTCATCGTCGCCCTCGTCCGGGGCGGCCTTGCCGGGCACGCCCTTGCCGAGGGCGTCCTTGTCGGGGGCGCCTTCACCTGGGAGCGCTTACGACGACATCTCGGCGGTGATCGACCGGGAGGTGATCGCGGGGGCGCTGGCGGCGTTGCCGCCCCCGGAACGCGAGGTGCTGCTGCTCTTCCACCTCGAGGACCAGCCGCTGGACG from Paractinoplanes brasiliensis encodes the following:
- a CDS encoding RNA polymerase sigma factor, with amino-acid sequence MTDELVVVRCQLGERDAFAELVRTWHGPVERYVTRMLGRGDDDVVQEVWLAVVKGLPRLREPGRFAPWLFTIARRAVMNRLREAYASPSSPSLSPSSPPRSSPSSPPPSSPSSPPPSSPSSPSPSPSSSPSPSPSPSSSPSPSRPSSSPSSGAALPGTPLPRASLSGAPSPGSAYDDISAVIDREVIAGALAALPPPEREVLLLFHLEDQPLDVCAQICGVPVGTIKSRLHRARRLLREELTREGYEA
- a CDS encoding amino-acid N-acetyltransferase, translated to MEIRRARTQDIRAIRALVDEYTADRRLLSKATVTLYESVQEFWVAVDERDRVVGCGALHVMWEDLAEIRTVAVDPAHRGQKIGHRIVDRLIEVARELGVARVFCLTFETRFFGSFGFTEIDGAPVPHAVYEQLLRSYDEGVAEFLDLERVKPNTLGNTRMLLHL
- the eno gene encoding phosphopyruvate hydratase, giving the protein MATIEAIVAREILDSRGNPTVEVEVGLDDGTVGRAAVPSGASTGAFEAIELRDGDKGRYLGKGVEKAVANVEDKIADELVGYEASEQRLIDQKMLDLDGTADKSELGANAILGVSLAVAKAAALSAELPLFRYVGGPNAAVLPVPMMNILNGGAHADSNVDVQEFMIAPIGAPTFREALRTGAEVYHALKSVLKKKGLSTGLGDEGGFAPSLPSNASALDLIAEAVQAAGFSLGSDIVLAMDVAATEFFKDGSYVFEGNPKSTDEMIAYYAKLAADYPIVSIEDPLSEEDWAGWSAMTTELGDKIQIVGDDLFVTNPTRIGRGIAENAANAVLVKVNQIGSLTETLDAVDLAHRAGFKTMMSHRSGETEDTTIADLAVAVGSGQIKTGAPARSDRVAKYNQLLRIEEQLEGAARYAGAGAFPRYRTA
- a CDS encoding FtsB family cell division protein yields the protein MTTQRRSPSGQGPSRRPGSSRAHTTGPVRNTGNIRRGGGSSDAGRDSSKRDPEPTDKSRKNRQIGKSAKDGDKSGETRRGGAGGDGGRAGSRSGSGASDGFRGGATRSGAGRTGNGRAGGPTRSVKRTALNRPAASRRTGNAGRGATKRTVAPRPRALTGRATVLIVIFVALALAYTYPLRVYLAQESQIAQLEADQAEQRELIAQKAQELQKWQDPEYIRAQAREILFYVRSGETPLLVFTDPAGAAAEAGQKAPAAAPDRWYDTLWSSVRAADAESPD
- a CDS encoding PilZ domain-containing protein, whose amino-acid sequence is MSTPTLPADGSFIEMTSYGETLPGVRVVQTAGPVLTLSLALDNMPPADSTVTLRWATAPRGRYASLANVTAIDGNRVEVRLAGEASLEQSRDFVRGGGGEPVVLMLPEGPAQGFVRDLSERAVRAQFTDVEVPPGTELTLRIQLGDEVVEFAAQAVKVSSMRQQLPHRGPMIVEMVAVFAGADEHSARVVRRYIMREQLMARARSAASQ
- a CDS encoding DUF501 domain-containing protein, with product MPEPTEEDLEIVKAQLGRPPRGTRAIAHRCPCGNPDVVETAPRLDDGTPFPTLYYLTCPHATAACSRLESAGVMRDMQDRLATDPELAAHYARAAEDYLARRKAIEDVPEISHVAAGGMPDRVKCLHVHLGHALAAGRGVNPFGDEVRDVVEPWWAEGPCVKRED